One Clavibacter zhangzhiyongii genomic region harbors:
- a CDS encoding 1-deoxy-D-xylulose-5-phosphate reductoisomerase: MRRVIVLGSTGSIGVQALEVIARHPELFEVVGLGAGSKREALAEQARVAGVEHTALGADEAEQLIRSVDADVVLNGITGSVGLGPTLAALEEGRTLALANKESLIVGGELVRSLAAPGQLVPVDSEHSAIAQALRGGTAEEVRRLVVTASGGPFRGRTRAELEHVTPREALAHPTWDMGLVITTNSSTLVNKGLEVIEAHLLFDVPYDRIDVVVHPQSLVHSMVEFIDGSTLAQASPPDMRLPIALGLNWPHRMHDVGVPIDWTKAATWTFEPLDDEAFPAVLLAKQVGAAGSTYPAVYNAANEQAVQAFHAGRAGFLDIVDTIRRVVDAHAPASGALTRESLAEAERWARAEADRVLGA, translated from the coding sequence GTGCGCCGCGTCATCGTCCTCGGATCCACCGGGTCCATCGGCGTGCAGGCCCTCGAGGTCATCGCGCGCCACCCGGAGCTCTTCGAGGTGGTCGGGCTCGGCGCCGGCAGCAAGCGCGAGGCGCTCGCCGAGCAGGCGCGCGTCGCCGGCGTGGAGCACACGGCGCTCGGCGCCGACGAGGCCGAGCAGCTCATCCGCTCGGTCGACGCGGACGTGGTGCTCAACGGCATCACCGGATCCGTGGGGCTCGGCCCCACGCTCGCCGCGCTGGAGGAGGGCCGCACGCTCGCCCTCGCCAACAAGGAGTCGCTCATCGTCGGCGGCGAGCTGGTGCGGTCCCTCGCGGCGCCCGGCCAGCTCGTCCCCGTCGACTCCGAGCACTCGGCCATCGCGCAGGCCCTCCGCGGCGGCACGGCCGAGGAGGTGCGCCGCCTCGTGGTCACCGCGTCGGGCGGGCCGTTCCGCGGCCGCACCCGCGCGGAGCTCGAGCACGTCACGCCGCGCGAGGCGCTCGCCCACCCCACGTGGGACATGGGCCTCGTCATCACGACGAACTCCTCGACGCTCGTCAACAAGGGCCTCGAGGTCATCGAGGCGCACCTGCTCTTCGACGTGCCGTACGACCGCATCGACGTGGTCGTGCACCCGCAGTCGCTCGTGCACTCCATGGTCGAGTTCATCGACGGGTCCACCCTCGCGCAGGCCTCGCCGCCGGACATGCGGCTCCCCATCGCGCTGGGCCTGAACTGGCCGCACCGCATGCACGACGTCGGCGTCCCCATCGACTGGACGAAGGCGGCCACCTGGACCTTCGAGCCGCTCGACGACGAGGCGTTCCCCGCCGTCCTCCTGGCCAAGCAGGTCGGCGCGGCCGGATCCACCTACCCGGCCGTCTACAACGCCGCGAACGAGCAGGCCGTGCAGGCCTTCCACGCGGGTCGCGCCGGCTTCCTCGACATCGTCGACACCATCCGCCGCGTCGTCGACGCCCACGCGCCCGCCTCGGGGGCGCTCACGCGCGAGTCGCTCGCGGAGGCGGAGCGCTGGGCGCGCGCCGAAGCCGACCGCGTGCTCGGCGCCTGA
- a CDS encoding FKBP-type peptidyl-prolyl cis-trans isomerase produces MKRRIPLTLAAAAVLALSACSGSGTPDADPSASPTAGARTAGASCIDTPSGEASKSVKVSGDFGTAPEVTVDGPLKVDTTERTVVTEGDGAEVGAGATANIALAAYNGTSGEAISQLAYNADAPLPASLDDSALVPGVVRAVECTTVGSRIVAVVPAADGFAAEQSSQLGLGADDPIVIVVDVLSQVPTRADGADQPAPEGFPAVSLGDDGAPTITIPDAAPPTETKIADLKVGDGETVTDGANVTVQYTGINWNTKKVFDSSWEKGGKPVSFPTSGVIPGFSKALVGQKVGSQVIAVIPPADGYGDKGQGDDIGGTDTIVFVVDILGTQSAPAQ; encoded by the coding sequence GTGAAGCGACGCATCCCCCTCACCCTGGCCGCGGCCGCCGTCCTGGCGCTGTCCGCCTGCTCCGGCAGCGGCACGCCGGACGCCGACCCGTCCGCCAGCCCGACGGCCGGCGCGCGCACCGCGGGCGCCTCCTGCATCGACACGCCCTCGGGCGAGGCGTCGAAGTCAGTCAAGGTCTCCGGCGACTTCGGCACCGCCCCCGAGGTCACGGTCGACGGACCGCTGAAGGTCGACACGACCGAGCGCACGGTGGTCACCGAGGGCGACGGCGCCGAGGTCGGCGCGGGCGCCACCGCCAACATCGCGCTCGCCGCCTACAACGGCACGTCCGGCGAGGCCATCTCGCAGCTCGCCTACAACGCGGACGCCCCGCTGCCCGCGAGCCTCGACGACAGCGCGCTCGTCCCTGGCGTCGTCCGCGCCGTCGAGTGCACCACGGTCGGCTCGCGCATCGTCGCCGTCGTCCCGGCCGCCGACGGCTTCGCCGCCGAGCAGTCCTCGCAGCTCGGCCTCGGCGCCGACGACCCCATCGTCATCGTGGTCGACGTGCTGAGCCAGGTGCCCACGCGCGCCGACGGCGCCGACCAGCCCGCGCCCGAGGGCTTCCCCGCGGTGTCGCTCGGCGACGACGGCGCCCCCACCATCACGATCCCCGACGCGGCGCCGCCGACCGAGACCAAGATCGCCGACCTCAAGGTCGGCGACGGCGAGACGGTCACCGACGGCGCGAACGTCACCGTGCAGTACACGGGCATCAACTGGAACACCAAGAAGGTCTTCGACTCGAGCTGGGAGAAGGGCGGCAAGCCCGTCTCATTCCCGACGAGCGGCGTCATCCCGGGCTTCTCGAAGGCGCTCGTGGGCCAGAAGGTCGGCTCGCAGGTCATCGCGGTCATCCCGCCCGCCGACGGCTACGGCGACAAGGGCCAGGGCGACGACATCGGCGGCACCGACACGATCGTGTTCGTCGTCGACATCCTCGGCACCCAGTCCGCCCCGGCCCAGTAG